One segment of Macaca fascicularis isolate 582-1 chromosome 2, T2T-MFA8v1.1 DNA contains the following:
- the NCKIPSD gene encoding NCK-interacting protein with SH3 domain isoform X12 — translation MRDGGKYSLEQRGVLQKLIHHRKETLSRRGPSASSVAVMTPSTSDHHLDAAVARQPNGVCRAGFERQHSLPSSEHLAADGGLYQIPPQPRRAAPATPPPPVKRREREALMASGSGGHNTRPSGGNSVSSGSSVSSTSLDTLYTGSSPSEPGSSCSPTPPPVPRRGTHTTVSQAQPPPSKASAPEPPAEEELAAGTTSASDDLEALGTLSLGTTEEKAAAEAAVPRTIGAELMELVRRNTGLSHELCRVAIGVIVGHIQASVPASSPVMEQVLLSLVEGKDLSMALPSGQICHDQQRLEVIFADLARRKDDAQQRSWALYEDEGVIRCYLEELLHILTDADPEVCKKMCKRNEFESVLALVAYYQMEHRASLRLLLLKCFGAMCSLDAAIISTLVSSVLPVELARDMQTDTQDHQKLCYSALILAMVFSMGEAVPYAHYEHLGTPFAQFLLSIVEDGLPLDTTEQLPDLCVNLLLALNLHLPAPDQNVIMAALSKHANVKIFSEKLLLLLNRGDDPVRIFRHEPQPPHSVLKFLQDVFGSPATAAIFYHTDMMALIDITVRHIADLSPGDKLRMEYLSLMHAVVRTTPYLQHRHRLPDLQAILRRILNEEETSPQCQMDRMIVREMCKEFPVLGEAPS, via the exons ATGCGGGATGGTGGCAAGTACAGCCTGGAACAGCGTGGAGTCCTCCA GAAGCTGATCCACCACCGGAAAGAGACCCTGTCACGCAGAGgcccctcagcctccagtgttGCAGTTATGACCCCATCAACCAGTGACCACCACTTGGATGCTGCTGTGGCCAGGCAGCCCAATGGGGTTTGTCGAGCTGGGTTTGAGCGGCAGCACAGCCTACCCAGTTCTGAGCATCTTGCGGCAGATGGAGGCCTCTACCAG ATCCCACCACAGCCTCGCCGAGCAGCACCTGCTACACCTCCCCCACCAGTGAAGCGCCGAGAGCGAGAGGCCCTGATGGCCTCTGGGAGTG GTGGCCACAACACCAGGCCCTCCGGGGGTAACTCTGTATCCAGCGGCTCCTCAGTGAGCAGCACCTCCCTGGACACGCTCTATACCGGCTCCAGCCCATCTGAGCCGGGTTCCAGCTGCTCACCCACACCCCCACCTGTGCCCCGCCGAGGCACCCACACCACTGTGTCCCAAGCCCAGCCCCCTCCCTCCAAGGCATCAGCACCTGAACCCCCTGCAGAAGAAGAACTGGCAGCTGGTACAACCTCAGCCTCTGATGACCTAGAAGCCCTGGGTACACTGAGCCTGGGGACCACAGAGGAGAAGGCAGCAGCTGAGGCGGCTGTGCCCAGGACCATTGGGGCCGAGCTGATGGAGCTGGTGCGGAGAAACACTGGCCTGAGCCATGAATTATGCCGGGTGGCCATTGGCGTCATAGTGGGCCACATCCAGGCCTCCGTGCCGGCCAGCTCACCTGTCATGGAGCAGGTCCTCCTCTCACTCGTAGAGGGCAAG GACCTCAGCATGGCCCTGCCCTCAGGGCAGATCTGCCATGACCAGCAGAGGCTGGAAGTGATCTTTGCAGATCTGGCTCGACGGAAGGACGATGCCCAGCAGCGCAGCTGGGCACTGTATGAGGACGAGGGTGTCATCCGCTGCTACCTGGAGGAGCTGCTGCATATTCTG ACTGATGCAGACCCTGAAGTTTGCAAGAAAATGTGCAAGAGAAACGAGTTCGAGTCTGTCCTGGCCTTGGTGGCCTATTACCAAATG GAACACCGAGCATCACTGCGGCTGCTGCTCCTCAAGTGCTTTGGCGCCATGTGCAGCCTGGACGCAGCCATCATCTCCACGCTTGTGTCATCTGTGCTGCCTGTGGAGCTGGCGAGGGACATGCAGACAGACACGCAGG ACCACCAGAAACTCTGTTACTCTGCCCTCATCCTGGCCATGGTCTTCTCCATGGGAGAGGCAGTGCCCTATGCACACTATG AGCACCTGGGCACGCCTTTCGCCCAGTTCCTACTGAGCATCGTCGAGGACGGGCTGCCCTTGGACACCACAGAGCAGCTGCCAGACCTCTGTGTGAACCTGCTTCTGGCTCTCAACCTGCACCTGCCAG CCCCTGACCAGAATGTCATCATGGCTGCCCTGAGCAAACACGCCAATGTCAAGATCTTCTCCGAGAAGCTGTTGTTGCTCCTGAACAGAGGGG ATGACCCTGTGCGCATcttcagacatgagccacagccGCCACACTCTGTCCTCAAGTTTCTGCAGGATGTGTTTGGTAGCCCGGCCACAGCTGCCATCTTCTACCACACAGACATGATGGCTCTCATTGACATCACTGTGCGGCACATCGCAGACCTGTCACCGGGAGACAAG CTGCGCATGGAGTACCTCTCCCTGATGCATGCTGTAGTCCGCACCACACCCTACCTGCAGCACCGCCACCGGCTACCCGACCTGCAGGCCATACTGCGACGCATCCTGAATGAGGAGGAGACCTCACCTCAGTGCCAGATGGACCGCATGATTGTCCGAGAGATGTGCAAGGAATTCCCGGTGCTGGGGGAGGCTCCCAGCTAG
- the NCKIPSD gene encoding NCK-interacting protein with SH3 domain isoform X3, translated as MYRALYAFRSAEPNALAFAAGETFLVLERSSAHWWLAARARSGETGYVPPAYLRRLQGLEQDVLQAIDRAIEAVHNTAMRDGGKYSLEQRGVLQKLIHHRKETLSRRGPSASSVAVMTPSTSDHHLDAAVARQPNGVCRAGFERQHSLPSSEHLAADGGLYQIPPQPRRAAPATPPPPVKRREREALMASGSGKKGGHNTRPSGGNSVSSGSSVSSTSLDTLYTGSSPSEPGSSCSPTPPPVPRRGTHTTVSQAQPPPSKASAPEPPAEEELAAGTTSASDDLEALGTLSLGTTEEKAAAEAAVPRTIGAELMELVRRNTGLSHELCRVAIGVIVGHIQASVPASSPVMEQVLLSLVEGKDLSMALPSGQICHDQQRLEVIFADLARRKDDAQQRSWALYEDEGVIRCYLEELLHILTDADPEVCKKMCKRNEFESVLALVAYYQMEHRASLRLLLLKCFGAMCSLDAAIISTLVSSVLPVELARDMQTDTQDHQKLCYSALILAMVFSMGEAVPYAHYEHLGTPFAQFLLSIVEDGLPLDTTEQLPDLCVNLLLALNLHLPAPDQNVIMAALSKHANVKIFSEKLLLLLNRGDDPVRIFRHEPQPPHSVLKFLQDVFGSPATAAIFYHTDMMALIDITVRHIADLSPGDKLRMEYLSLMHAVVRTTPYLQHRHRLPDLQAILRRILNEEETSPQCQMDRMIVREMCKEFPVLGEAPS; from the exons ATGTACCGCGCGCTGTACGCCTTCCGCTCGGCGGAGCCCAATGCGCTGGCGTTCGCCGCCGGCGAGACCTTTCTGGTGCTGGAGCGAAGCAGCGCGCACTGGTGGCTGGCAGCGCGGGCGCGCAGTGGTGAGACGGGCTACGTGCCTCCAGCCTACCTGCGCCGCCTGCAG GGCCTGGAGCAGGATGTCCTCCAGGCCATTGACCGGGCCATCGAGGCTGTACACAACACAGCCATGCGGGATGGTGGCAAGTACAGCCTGGAACAGCGTGGAGTCCTCCA GAAGCTGATCCACCACCGGAAAGAGACCCTGTCACGCAGAGgcccctcagcctccagtgttGCAGTTATGACCCCATCAACCAGTGACCACCACTTGGATGCTGCTGTGGCCAGGCAGCCCAATGGGGTTTGTCGAGCTGGGTTTGAGCGGCAGCACAGCCTACCCAGTTCTGAGCATCTTGCGGCAGATGGAGGCCTCTACCAG ATCCCACCACAGCCTCGCCGAGCAGCACCTGCTACACCTCCCCCACCAGTGAAGCGCCGAGAGCGAGAGGCCCTGATGGCCTCTGGGAGTGGTAAGAAAG GTGGCCACAACACCAGGCCCTCCGGGGGTAACTCTGTATCCAGCGGCTCCTCAGTGAGCAGCACCTCCCTGGACACGCTCTATACCGGCTCCAGCCCATCTGAGCCGGGTTCCAGCTGCTCACCCACACCCCCACCTGTGCCCCGCCGAGGCACCCACACCACTGTGTCCCAAGCCCAGCCCCCTCCCTCCAAGGCATCAGCACCTGAACCCCCTGCAGAAGAAGAACTGGCAGCTGGTACAACCTCAGCCTCTGATGACCTAGAAGCCCTGGGTACACTGAGCCTGGGGACCACAGAGGAGAAGGCAGCAGCTGAGGCGGCTGTGCCCAGGACCATTGGGGCCGAGCTGATGGAGCTGGTGCGGAGAAACACTGGCCTGAGCCATGAATTATGCCGGGTGGCCATTGGCGTCATAGTGGGCCACATCCAGGCCTCCGTGCCGGCCAGCTCACCTGTCATGGAGCAGGTCCTCCTCTCACTCGTAGAGGGCAAG GACCTCAGCATGGCCCTGCCCTCAGGGCAGATCTGCCATGACCAGCAGAGGCTGGAAGTGATCTTTGCAGATCTGGCTCGACGGAAGGACGATGCCCAGCAGCGCAGCTGGGCACTGTATGAGGACGAGGGTGTCATCCGCTGCTACCTGGAGGAGCTGCTGCATATTCTG ACTGATGCAGACCCTGAAGTTTGCAAGAAAATGTGCAAGAGAAACGAGTTCGAGTCTGTCCTGGCCTTGGTGGCCTATTACCAAATG GAACACCGAGCATCACTGCGGCTGCTGCTCCTCAAGTGCTTTGGCGCCATGTGCAGCCTGGACGCAGCCATCATCTCCACGCTTGTGTCATCTGTGCTGCCTGTGGAGCTGGCGAGGGACATGCAGACAGACACGCAGG ACCACCAGAAACTCTGTTACTCTGCCCTCATCCTGGCCATGGTCTTCTCCATGGGAGAGGCAGTGCCCTATGCACACTATG AGCACCTGGGCACGCCTTTCGCCCAGTTCCTACTGAGCATCGTCGAGGACGGGCTGCCCTTGGACACCACAGAGCAGCTGCCAGACCTCTGTGTGAACCTGCTTCTGGCTCTCAACCTGCACCTGCCAG CCCCTGACCAGAATGTCATCATGGCTGCCCTGAGCAAACACGCCAATGTCAAGATCTTCTCCGAGAAGCTGTTGTTGCTCCTGAACAGAGGGG ATGACCCTGTGCGCATcttcagacatgagccacagccGCCACACTCTGTCCTCAAGTTTCTGCAGGATGTGTTTGGTAGCCCGGCCACAGCTGCCATCTTCTACCACACAGACATGATGGCTCTCATTGACATCACTGTGCGGCACATCGCAGACCTGTCACCGGGAGACAAG CTGCGCATGGAGTACCTCTCCCTGATGCATGCTGTAGTCCGCACCACACCCTACCTGCAGCACCGCCACCGGCTACCCGACCTGCAGGCCATACTGCGACGCATCCTGAATGAGGAGGAGACCTCACCTCAGTGCCAGATGGACCGCATGATTGTCCGAGAGATGTGCAAGGAATTCCCGGTGCTGGGGGAGGCTCCCAGCTAG
- the NCKIPSD gene encoding NCK-interacting protein with SH3 domain isoform X2: protein MYRALYAFRSAEPNALAFAAGETFLVLERSSAHWWLAARARSGETGYVPPAYLRRLQGLEQDVLQAIDRAIEAVHNTAMRDGGKYSLEQRGVLQKLIHHRKETLSRRGPSASSVAVMTPSTSDHHLDAAVARQPNGVCRAGFERQHSLPSSEHLAADGGLYQIPLPSSQIPPQPRRAAPATPPPPVKRREREALMASGSGGHNTRPSGGNSVSSGSSVSSTSLDTLYTGSSPSEPGSSCSPTPPPVPRRGTHTTVSQAQPPPSKASAPEPPAEEELAAGTTSASDDLEALGTLSLGTTEEKAAAEAAVPRTIGAELMELVRRNTGLSHELCRVAIGVIVGHIQASVPASSPVMEQVLLSLVEGKDLSMALPSGQICHDQQRLEVIFADLARRKDDAQQRSWALYEDEGVIRCYLEELLHILTDADPEVCKKMCKRNEFESVLALVAYYQMEHRASLRLLLLKCFGAMCSLDAAIISTLVSSVLPVELARDMQTDTQDHQKLCYSALILAMVFSMGEAVPYAHYEHLGTPFAQFLLSIVEDGLPLDTTEQLPDLCVNLLLALNLHLPAPDQNVIMAALSKHANVKIFSEKLLLLLNRGDDPVRIFRHEPQPPHSVLKFLQDVFGSPATAAIFYHTDMMALIDITVRHIADLSPGDKLRMEYLSLMHAVVRTTPYLQHRHRLPDLQAILRRILNEEETSPQCQMDRMIVREMCKEFPVLGEAPS from the exons ATGTACCGCGCGCTGTACGCCTTCCGCTCGGCGGAGCCCAATGCGCTGGCGTTCGCCGCCGGCGAGACCTTTCTGGTGCTGGAGCGAAGCAGCGCGCACTGGTGGCTGGCAGCGCGGGCGCGCAGTGGTGAGACGGGCTACGTGCCTCCAGCCTACCTGCGCCGCCTGCAG GGCCTGGAGCAGGATGTCCTCCAGGCCATTGACCGGGCCATCGAGGCTGTACACAACACAGCCATGCGGGATGGTGGCAAGTACAGCCTGGAACAGCGTGGAGTCCTCCA GAAGCTGATCCACCACCGGAAAGAGACCCTGTCACGCAGAGgcccctcagcctccagtgttGCAGTTATGACCCCATCAACCAGTGACCACCACTTGGATGCTGCTGTGGCCAGGCAGCCCAATGGGGTTTGTCGAGCTGGGTTTGAGCGGCAGCACAGCCTACCCAGTTCTGAGCATCTTGCGGCAGATGGAGGCCTCTACCAG ATCCCACTTCCATCTTCCCAGATCCCACCACAGCCTCGCCGAGCAGCACCTGCTACACCTCCCCCACCAGTGAAGCGCCGAGAGCGAGAGGCCCTGATGGCCTCTGGGAGTG GTGGCCACAACACCAGGCCCTCCGGGGGTAACTCTGTATCCAGCGGCTCCTCAGTGAGCAGCACCTCCCTGGACACGCTCTATACCGGCTCCAGCCCATCTGAGCCGGGTTCCAGCTGCTCACCCACACCCCCACCTGTGCCCCGCCGAGGCACCCACACCACTGTGTCCCAAGCCCAGCCCCCTCCCTCCAAGGCATCAGCACCTGAACCCCCTGCAGAAGAAGAACTGGCAGCTGGTACAACCTCAGCCTCTGATGACCTAGAAGCCCTGGGTACACTGAGCCTGGGGACCACAGAGGAGAAGGCAGCAGCTGAGGCGGCTGTGCCCAGGACCATTGGGGCCGAGCTGATGGAGCTGGTGCGGAGAAACACTGGCCTGAGCCATGAATTATGCCGGGTGGCCATTGGCGTCATAGTGGGCCACATCCAGGCCTCCGTGCCGGCCAGCTCACCTGTCATGGAGCAGGTCCTCCTCTCACTCGTAGAGGGCAAG GACCTCAGCATGGCCCTGCCCTCAGGGCAGATCTGCCATGACCAGCAGAGGCTGGAAGTGATCTTTGCAGATCTGGCTCGACGGAAGGACGATGCCCAGCAGCGCAGCTGGGCACTGTATGAGGACGAGGGTGTCATCCGCTGCTACCTGGAGGAGCTGCTGCATATTCTG ACTGATGCAGACCCTGAAGTTTGCAAGAAAATGTGCAAGAGAAACGAGTTCGAGTCTGTCCTGGCCTTGGTGGCCTATTACCAAATG GAACACCGAGCATCACTGCGGCTGCTGCTCCTCAAGTGCTTTGGCGCCATGTGCAGCCTGGACGCAGCCATCATCTCCACGCTTGTGTCATCTGTGCTGCCTGTGGAGCTGGCGAGGGACATGCAGACAGACACGCAGG ACCACCAGAAACTCTGTTACTCTGCCCTCATCCTGGCCATGGTCTTCTCCATGGGAGAGGCAGTGCCCTATGCACACTATG AGCACCTGGGCACGCCTTTCGCCCAGTTCCTACTGAGCATCGTCGAGGACGGGCTGCCCTTGGACACCACAGAGCAGCTGCCAGACCTCTGTGTGAACCTGCTTCTGGCTCTCAACCTGCACCTGCCAG CCCCTGACCAGAATGTCATCATGGCTGCCCTGAGCAAACACGCCAATGTCAAGATCTTCTCCGAGAAGCTGTTGTTGCTCCTGAACAGAGGGG ATGACCCTGTGCGCATcttcagacatgagccacagccGCCACACTCTGTCCTCAAGTTTCTGCAGGATGTGTTTGGTAGCCCGGCCACAGCTGCCATCTTCTACCACACAGACATGATGGCTCTCATTGACATCACTGTGCGGCACATCGCAGACCTGTCACCGGGAGACAAG CTGCGCATGGAGTACCTCTCCCTGATGCATGCTGTAGTCCGCACCACACCCTACCTGCAGCACCGCCACCGGCTACCCGACCTGCAGGCCATACTGCGACGCATCCTGAATGAGGAGGAGACCTCACCTCAGTGCCAGATGGACCGCATGATTGTCCGAGAGATGTGCAAGGAATTCCCGGTGCTGGGGGAGGCTCCCAGCTAG
- the NCKIPSD gene encoding NCK-interacting protein with SH3 domain isoform X1, with the protein MYRALYAFRSAEPNALAFAAGETFLVLERSSAHWWLAARARSGETGYVPPAYLRRLQGLEQDVLQAIDRAIEAVHNTAMRDGGKYSLEQRGVLQKLIHHRKETLSRRGPSASSVAVMTPSTSDHHLDAAVARQPNGVCRAGFERQHSLPSSEHLAADGGLYQIPLPSSQIPPQPRRAAPATPPPPVKRREREALMASGSGKKGGHNTRPSGGNSVSSGSSVSSTSLDTLYTGSSPSEPGSSCSPTPPPVPRRGTHTTVSQAQPPPSKASAPEPPAEEELAAGTTSASDDLEALGTLSLGTTEEKAAAEAAVPRTIGAELMELVRRNTGLSHELCRVAIGVIVGHIQASVPASSPVMEQVLLSLVEGKDLSMALPSGQICHDQQRLEVIFADLARRKDDAQQRSWALYEDEGVIRCYLEELLHILTDADPEVCKKMCKRNEFESVLALVAYYQMEHRASLRLLLLKCFGAMCSLDAAIISTLVSSVLPVELARDMQTDTQDHQKLCYSALILAMVFSMGEAVPYAHYEHLGTPFAQFLLSIVEDGLPLDTTEQLPDLCVNLLLALNLHLPAPDQNVIMAALSKHANVKIFSEKLLLLLNRGDDPVRIFRHEPQPPHSVLKFLQDVFGSPATAAIFYHTDMMALIDITVRHIADLSPGDKLRMEYLSLMHAVVRTTPYLQHRHRLPDLQAILRRILNEEETSPQCQMDRMIVREMCKEFPVLGEAPS; encoded by the exons ATGTACCGCGCGCTGTACGCCTTCCGCTCGGCGGAGCCCAATGCGCTGGCGTTCGCCGCCGGCGAGACCTTTCTGGTGCTGGAGCGAAGCAGCGCGCACTGGTGGCTGGCAGCGCGGGCGCGCAGTGGTGAGACGGGCTACGTGCCTCCAGCCTACCTGCGCCGCCTGCAG GGCCTGGAGCAGGATGTCCTCCAGGCCATTGACCGGGCCATCGAGGCTGTACACAACACAGCCATGCGGGATGGTGGCAAGTACAGCCTGGAACAGCGTGGAGTCCTCCA GAAGCTGATCCACCACCGGAAAGAGACCCTGTCACGCAGAGgcccctcagcctccagtgttGCAGTTATGACCCCATCAACCAGTGACCACCACTTGGATGCTGCTGTGGCCAGGCAGCCCAATGGGGTTTGTCGAGCTGGGTTTGAGCGGCAGCACAGCCTACCCAGTTCTGAGCATCTTGCGGCAGATGGAGGCCTCTACCAG ATCCCACTTCCATCTTCCCAGATCCCACCACAGCCTCGCCGAGCAGCACCTGCTACACCTCCCCCACCAGTGAAGCGCCGAGAGCGAGAGGCCCTGATGGCCTCTGGGAGTGGTAAGAAAG GTGGCCACAACACCAGGCCCTCCGGGGGTAACTCTGTATCCAGCGGCTCCTCAGTGAGCAGCACCTCCCTGGACACGCTCTATACCGGCTCCAGCCCATCTGAGCCGGGTTCCAGCTGCTCACCCACACCCCCACCTGTGCCCCGCCGAGGCACCCACACCACTGTGTCCCAAGCCCAGCCCCCTCCCTCCAAGGCATCAGCACCTGAACCCCCTGCAGAAGAAGAACTGGCAGCTGGTACAACCTCAGCCTCTGATGACCTAGAAGCCCTGGGTACACTGAGCCTGGGGACCACAGAGGAGAAGGCAGCAGCTGAGGCGGCTGTGCCCAGGACCATTGGGGCCGAGCTGATGGAGCTGGTGCGGAGAAACACTGGCCTGAGCCATGAATTATGCCGGGTGGCCATTGGCGTCATAGTGGGCCACATCCAGGCCTCCGTGCCGGCCAGCTCACCTGTCATGGAGCAGGTCCTCCTCTCACTCGTAGAGGGCAAG GACCTCAGCATGGCCCTGCCCTCAGGGCAGATCTGCCATGACCAGCAGAGGCTGGAAGTGATCTTTGCAGATCTGGCTCGACGGAAGGACGATGCCCAGCAGCGCAGCTGGGCACTGTATGAGGACGAGGGTGTCATCCGCTGCTACCTGGAGGAGCTGCTGCATATTCTG ACTGATGCAGACCCTGAAGTTTGCAAGAAAATGTGCAAGAGAAACGAGTTCGAGTCTGTCCTGGCCTTGGTGGCCTATTACCAAATG GAACACCGAGCATCACTGCGGCTGCTGCTCCTCAAGTGCTTTGGCGCCATGTGCAGCCTGGACGCAGCCATCATCTCCACGCTTGTGTCATCTGTGCTGCCTGTGGAGCTGGCGAGGGACATGCAGACAGACACGCAGG ACCACCAGAAACTCTGTTACTCTGCCCTCATCCTGGCCATGGTCTTCTCCATGGGAGAGGCAGTGCCCTATGCACACTATG AGCACCTGGGCACGCCTTTCGCCCAGTTCCTACTGAGCATCGTCGAGGACGGGCTGCCCTTGGACACCACAGAGCAGCTGCCAGACCTCTGTGTGAACCTGCTTCTGGCTCTCAACCTGCACCTGCCAG CCCCTGACCAGAATGTCATCATGGCTGCCCTGAGCAAACACGCCAATGTCAAGATCTTCTCCGAGAAGCTGTTGTTGCTCCTGAACAGAGGGG ATGACCCTGTGCGCATcttcagacatgagccacagccGCCACACTCTGTCCTCAAGTTTCTGCAGGATGTGTTTGGTAGCCCGGCCACAGCTGCCATCTTCTACCACACAGACATGATGGCTCTCATTGACATCACTGTGCGGCACATCGCAGACCTGTCACCGGGAGACAAG CTGCGCATGGAGTACCTCTCCCTGATGCATGCTGTAGTCCGCACCACACCCTACCTGCAGCACCGCCACCGGCTACCCGACCTGCAGGCCATACTGCGACGCATCCTGAATGAGGAGGAGACCTCACCTCAGTGCCAGATGGACCGCATGATTGTCCGAGAGATGTGCAAGGAATTCCCGGTGCTGGGGGAGGCTCCCAGCTAG
- the NCKIPSD gene encoding NCK-interacting protein with SH3 domain isoform X15, with amino-acid sequence MRDGGKYSLEQRGVLQKLIHHRKETLSRRGPSASSVAVMTPSTSDHHLDAAVARQPNGVCRAGFERQHSLPSSEHLAADGGLYQDLSMALPSGQICHDQQRLEVIFADLARRKDDAQQRSWALYEDEGVIRCYLEELLHILTDADPEVCKKMCKRNEFESVLALVAYYQMEHRASLRLLLLKCFGAMCSLDAAIISTLVSSVLPVELARDMQTDTQDHQKLCYSALILAMVFSMGEAVPYAHYEHLGTPFAQFLLSIVEDGLPLDTTEQLPDLCVNLLLALNLHLPAPDQNVIMAALSKHANVKIFSEKLLLLLNRGDDPVRIFRHEPQPPHSVLKFLQDVFGSPATAAIFYHTDMMALIDITVRHIADLSPGDKLRMEYLSLMHAVVRTTPYLQHRHRLPDLQAILRRILNEEETSPQCQMDRMIVREMCKEFPVLGEAPS; translated from the exons ATGCGGGATGGTGGCAAGTACAGCCTGGAACAGCGTGGAGTCCTCCA GAAGCTGATCCACCACCGGAAAGAGACCCTGTCACGCAGAGgcccctcagcctccagtgttGCAGTTATGACCCCATCAACCAGTGACCACCACTTGGATGCTGCTGTGGCCAGGCAGCCCAATGGGGTTTGTCGAGCTGGGTTTGAGCGGCAGCACAGCCTACCCAGTTCTGAGCATCTTGCGGCAGATGGAGGCCTCTACCAG GACCTCAGCATGGCCCTGCCCTCAGGGCAGATCTGCCATGACCAGCAGAGGCTGGAAGTGATCTTTGCAGATCTGGCTCGACGGAAGGACGATGCCCAGCAGCGCAGCTGGGCACTGTATGAGGACGAGGGTGTCATCCGCTGCTACCTGGAGGAGCTGCTGCATATTCTG ACTGATGCAGACCCTGAAGTTTGCAAGAAAATGTGCAAGAGAAACGAGTTCGAGTCTGTCCTGGCCTTGGTGGCCTATTACCAAATG GAACACCGAGCATCACTGCGGCTGCTGCTCCTCAAGTGCTTTGGCGCCATGTGCAGCCTGGACGCAGCCATCATCTCCACGCTTGTGTCATCTGTGCTGCCTGTGGAGCTGGCGAGGGACATGCAGACAGACACGCAGG ACCACCAGAAACTCTGTTACTCTGCCCTCATCCTGGCCATGGTCTTCTCCATGGGAGAGGCAGTGCCCTATGCACACTATG AGCACCTGGGCACGCCTTTCGCCCAGTTCCTACTGAGCATCGTCGAGGACGGGCTGCCCTTGGACACCACAGAGCAGCTGCCAGACCTCTGTGTGAACCTGCTTCTGGCTCTCAACCTGCACCTGCCAG CCCCTGACCAGAATGTCATCATGGCTGCCCTGAGCAAACACGCCAATGTCAAGATCTTCTCCGAGAAGCTGTTGTTGCTCCTGAACAGAGGGG ATGACCCTGTGCGCATcttcagacatgagccacagccGCCACACTCTGTCCTCAAGTTTCTGCAGGATGTGTTTGGTAGCCCGGCCACAGCTGCCATCTTCTACCACACAGACATGATGGCTCTCATTGACATCACTGTGCGGCACATCGCAGACCTGTCACCGGGAGACAAG CTGCGCATGGAGTACCTCTCCCTGATGCATGCTGTAGTCCGCACCACACCCTACCTGCAGCACCGCCACCGGCTACCCGACCTGCAGGCCATACTGCGACGCATCCTGAATGAGGAGGAGACCTCACCTCAGTGCCAGATGGACCGCATGATTGTCCGAGAGATGTGCAAGGAATTCCCGGTGCTGGGGGAGGCTCCCAGCTAG